The Coregonus clupeaformis isolate EN_2021a chromosome 6, ASM2061545v1, whole genome shotgun sequence genome has a segment encoding these proteins:
- the LOC121567402 gene encoding mRNA decay activator protein ZFP36, producing the protein MSNMIDVILTRNLINLGLDEQFIQQQIQPMAPRLNSSTSFFSPKSHSLSSEQLNDDTPWPLDIWSKIAPSKQQVSFRPDRSMSLTESNILSFGKMKTLDEVPPPPGFPPLNNPTPLPSNRYKTELCRSFQENGSCKYGSKCQFAHGEPELRGLYRHPKYKTEACRTFYNFGYCPYGARCHFIHEEKLTPLTQKFHNQALADQNPRQLRQSVSFAGFMGSRSSPPPALHDPLAFTRAPSVSPPPADILSPVFNDTQRDTFQFCQSRPSVGDIHNIPMKVEPHKPSRCVCGHGNNFPDTLNKSYAMEDRNNVYITQPKLQRFSSEDSLSDRDSYTSTGSTSGSESPTFDGAGNKRLTVFARLSLSD; encoded by the exons ATGTCCAATATGATCGACGTTATTTTAACGAGG AATCTGATCAATCTTGGTTTAGATGAACAATTCATCCAGCAACAAATTCAACCGATGGCACCTCGTCTCAACAGTTCAACTTCCTTCTTCTCACCAAAGAGCCATAGTCTAAGCTCTGAGCAACTGAACGATGATACCCCCTGGCCACTTGACATTTGGAGCAAGATAGCTCCAAGTAAAcaacaggtttccttcagaccTGACCGCTCCATGAGTCTAACCGAATCCAATATCCTCTCATTCGGTAAAATGAAGACCCTGGATGAAGTGCCTCCACCTCCTGGATTTCCTCCACTGAACAACCCGACACCTCTCCCTTCCAACCGTTACAAAACCGAACTGTGCCGAAGCTTCCAGGAGAACGGCAGCTGTAAATATGGGAGCAAGTGTCAGTTTGCCCATGGAGAGCCTGAGCTGCGCGGTTTGTACAGGCACCCAAAATACAAAACGGAGGCCTGTCGCACCTTTTACAACTTTGGCTACTGTCCATATGGAGCCCGCTGTCACTTCATTCACGAAGAGAAACTCACCCCCTTGACCCAAAAGTTCCACAACCAAGCACTTGCTGATCAGAACCCACGTCAACTCCGTCAGAGCGTCAGTTTCGCAGGTTTCATGGGATCACGCAGCTCTCCTCCCCCTGCGCTCCACGACCCCCTTGCGTTCACCCGTGCGCCCTCGGTGTCACCACCCCCAGCGGACATTCTCTCCCCAGTGTTCAATGACACCCAACGCGACACATTTCAGTTTTGTCAGAGCCGACCCAGTGTTGGTGACATCCACAACATCCCTATGAAAGTTGAGCCGCATAAGCCCTCACGCTGCGTCTGTGGCCACGGAAATAACTTCCCAGACACTCTGAACAAATCATACGCTATGGAGGACCGCAACAACGTCTACATCACCCAGCCAAAACTCCAGCGCTTCTCTTCTGAAGATTCCCTCTCAGATCGGGATAGTTACACCAGCACAGGCAGCACCAGCGGTTCAGAGTCCCCCACCTTTGATGGGGCTGGCAACAAGCGCCTCACCGTCTTTGCGCGCCTGTCGCTCTCTGACTAG